One part of the Triplophysa dalaica isolate WHDGS20190420 chromosome 25, ASM1584641v1, whole genome shotgun sequence genome encodes these proteins:
- the rps27.1 gene encoding 40S ribosomal protein S27.1 isoform X2, with amino-acid sequence MPLAKDLLHPTPEEERRRHKKKRLVQCPNSYFMDVKCPGCYKITTVFSHAQTVVLCVGCSTVLCQPTGGKARLTEGCSFRRKQH; translated from the exons ATGCCA CTCGCAAAAGACTTGTTGCACCCGACCCCTGAGGAGGAGAGGAGGAGGCACAAGAAGAAGCGTCTCGTTCAGTGCCCCAATTCTTATTTCATGGATGTGAAATGTCCAg gatGTTACAAGATCACGACTGTGTTCAGCCATGCACAGACAGTAGTGCTTTGTGTGGGCTGCTCGACTGTGCTGTGTCAGCCCACCGGAGGCAAAGCTCGACTCACAGAAG GGTGTTCCTTCAGAAGGAAGCAGCATTAA
- the cers2a gene encoding ceramide synthase 2a isoform X2 — MLSTFREWFWNERLWFPEGHGWADLEDRDGLTYSKPANLWVTLPIALAFLVIRQIFERTVATPLAAALGVKEKVRVRLEHNPTLESYFNNTAKNPTQSQFESLAKKTGSTERQIQIWFRRRRNQDRPNQLKKFREASWRFTFYLLAFIAGLGALIDKPWLYDMKEMWNGFPMLTLLPSQYWYYMIELGFYISLLFSVASDVKRKDFKEQILHHVATILLISFSWCVNYIRAGTLIMLVHDTADSLLESAKMFNYAGWRKTCNYIFIVFAIIFMITRLVIFPFWIIHCTWVYPVTVYRPFFGYYFFNGLLFILQCLHIFWAALILRMAIKFLPGNNIVEDERSDREESDSEDEEEEEEKEQKAQMKNGPVQNGHSPLNNNHHRKTQ; from the exons ATGTTGTCCACGTTTAGAGAGTGGTTTTGGAACGAGAGACTTTGGTTTCCAGAAGGGCACGGCTGGGCTGACCTGGAGGACCGGGATGGTTTAACCTACTCCAAGCCAGCTAACCTCTGGGTGACCCTGCCCATCGCCCTCGCATTTCTTGTCATACGACAGATCTTTGAAAG GACAGTGGCCACTCCACTAGCTGCAGCTTTGGGCGTAAAGGAGAAAGTGAGGGTGCGACTGGAACACAACCCCACACTGGAATCGTACTTCAACAACACAGCAAAAAATCCCACACAG AGCCAATTCGAGAGTTTAGCTAAAAAGACGGGATCTACAGAGAGACAAATCCAAATATGGTTCCGAAGGCGACGGAATCAAGATCGACCAAACCAGCTCAAGAAGTTCAGAGAGGCCAG CTGGAGATTTACCTTTTACCTTCTTGCATTCATTGCTGGCCTTGGTGCACTTATTGAT AAACCATGGCTCTACGATATGAAGGAAATGTGGAACGGCTTTCCAATGCTG ACACTGTTGCCGTCTCAATACTGGTACTACATGATCGAACTGGGATTTTATATATCGCTTCTGTTCAGCGTAGCATCTGATGTCAAGCGAAAA GACTTTAAAGAGCAAATACTTCACCATGTCGCCACCATCCTGCTGATAAGTTTCTCATGGTGTGTGAACTACATTCGAGCCGGGACCCTCATTATGCTGGTGCACGACACCGCAGACTCTCTGCTGGAG TCAGCTAAGATGTTTAACTATGCCGGCTGGAGAAAAACATGCAACTACATTTTCATTGTCTTTGCCATCATCTTCATGATCACCAGACTCGTAATCTTTCCATTCTG GATCATCCATTGTACCTGGGTGTATCCAGTGACTGTATATCGCCCGTTCTTTGGGTATTACTTCTTCAACGGGCTGCTGTTTATACTGCAGTGTCTGCACATCTTCTGGGCTGCACTCATCCTCCGTATGGCCATCAAATTCCTGCCGGGCAAT AATATCGTGGAGGATGAGAGGAGTGACCGAGAGGAATCAGATTCTGAagatgaggaagaagaggaagagaaagaacaGAAGGCACAAATGAAAAATGGACCAGTGCAGAACGGCCACTCCCCCCTAAACAACAACCATCACCGCAAGACACAATGA
- the cers2a gene encoding ceramide synthase 2a isoform X1, producing MLDNITMLSTFREWFWNERLWFPEGHGWADLEDRDGLTYSKPANLWVTLPIALAFLVIRQIFERTVATPLAAALGVKEKVRVRLEHNPTLESYFNNTAKNPTQSQFESLAKKTGSTERQIQIWFRRRRNQDRPNQLKKFREASWRFTFYLLAFIAGLGALIDKPWLYDMKEMWNGFPMLTLLPSQYWYYMIELGFYISLLFSVASDVKRKDFKEQILHHVATILLISFSWCVNYIRAGTLIMLVHDTADSLLESAKMFNYAGWRKTCNYIFIVFAIIFMITRLVIFPFWIIHCTWVYPVTVYRPFFGYYFFNGLLFILQCLHIFWAALILRMAIKFLPGNNIVEDERSDREESDSEDEEEEEEKEQKAQMKNGPVQNGHSPLNNNHHRKTQ from the exons ATGCTAGATAACATTAC GATGTTGTCCACGTTTAGAGAGTGGTTTTGGAACGAGAGACTTTGGTTTCCAGAAGGGCACGGCTGGGCTGACCTGGAGGACCGGGATGGTTTAACCTACTCCAAGCCAGCTAACCTCTGGGTGACCCTGCCCATCGCCCTCGCATTTCTTGTCATACGACAGATCTTTGAAAG GACAGTGGCCACTCCACTAGCTGCAGCTTTGGGCGTAAAGGAGAAAGTGAGGGTGCGACTGGAACACAACCCCACACTGGAATCGTACTTCAACAACACAGCAAAAAATCCCACACAG AGCCAATTCGAGAGTTTAGCTAAAAAGACGGGATCTACAGAGAGACAAATCCAAATATGGTTCCGAAGGCGACGGAATCAAGATCGACCAAACCAGCTCAAGAAGTTCAGAGAGGCCAG CTGGAGATTTACCTTTTACCTTCTTGCATTCATTGCTGGCCTTGGTGCACTTATTGAT AAACCATGGCTCTACGATATGAAGGAAATGTGGAACGGCTTTCCAATGCTG ACACTGTTGCCGTCTCAATACTGGTACTACATGATCGAACTGGGATTTTATATATCGCTTCTGTTCAGCGTAGCATCTGATGTCAAGCGAAAA GACTTTAAAGAGCAAATACTTCACCATGTCGCCACCATCCTGCTGATAAGTTTCTCATGGTGTGTGAACTACATTCGAGCCGGGACCCTCATTATGCTGGTGCACGACACCGCAGACTCTCTGCTGGAG TCAGCTAAGATGTTTAACTATGCCGGCTGGAGAAAAACATGCAACTACATTTTCATTGTCTTTGCCATCATCTTCATGATCACCAGACTCGTAATCTTTCCATTCTG GATCATCCATTGTACCTGGGTGTATCCAGTGACTGTATATCGCCCGTTCTTTGGGTATTACTTCTTCAACGGGCTGCTGTTTATACTGCAGTGTCTGCACATCTTCTGGGCTGCACTCATCCTCCGTATGGCCATCAAATTCCTGCCGGGCAAT AATATCGTGGAGGATGAGAGGAGTGACCGAGAGGAATCAGATTCTGAagatgaggaagaagaggaagagaaagaacaGAAGGCACAAATGAAAAATGGACCAGTGCAGAACGGCCACTCCCCCCTAAACAACAACCATCACCGCAAGACACAATGA
- the rps27.1 gene encoding 40S ribosomal protein S27.1 isoform X1 encodes MSNVFCKQLAKDLLHPTPEEERRRHKKKRLVQCPNSYFMDVKCPGCYKITTVFSHAQTVVLCVGCSTVLCQPTGGKARLTEGCSFRRKQH; translated from the exons ATGtctaatgtgttttgtaaacagCTCGCAAAAGACTTGTTGCACCCGACCCCTGAGGAGGAGAGGAGGAGGCACAAGAAGAAGCGTCTCGTTCAGTGCCCCAATTCTTATTTCATGGATGTGAAATGTCCAg gatGTTACAAGATCACGACTGTGTTCAGCCATGCACAGACAGTAGTGCTTTGTGTGGGCTGCTCGACTGTGCTGTGTCAGCCCACCGGAGGCAAAGCTCGACTCACAGAAG GGTGTTCCTTCAGAAGGAAGCAGCATTAA